Proteins found in one Streptosporangiales bacterium genomic segment:
- a CDS encoding HAMP domain-containing protein: MSTAGHGLARRARRLAGRQTRQVRAVAARLIRHWRRSLQFRVVVSTLAVSCLVVGLLGWFLVARIQEGLLDEKMTAATEEAWSGTLYAQGQLVALDTRDPQALESLQAGVVNELNNRSGTAGRYYVAVRAGARDVPAGANLARATGGVSLLSIPGRLRDAVEAAPALEQRRTYTEIRYSNGDEPQPAIVVGSKVGPWQLYYLFPLDQEQETLGLVQRTVALVGAALVALLCAIAYLVTRQVVTPVRLAARTAGEFEAGHLAERMHVRGEDDLARLATSFNSMAASLERQIGELEELGRVQRRFVSDVSHELRTPLTTVRMAADMLYHDRDRLTGDAARAAELLQAQLDRFESLLADLLEISRYDAGAVVLDAGPSDVRDLVRAAVEGNRPLAEQAGSAITVDLPDEPCVAEIDTRRVDRILRNLVGNAINYGEDGAIEITVGVDEQAVAVVVRDHGVGLDPEEAERVFDRFWRADPARARGAGGTGLGLAIASEDAHLHAGWLQATGGRGYGALFRLTLPVAAGAVLDGSPLPMDMPDVPQPQEPAPDVADAVEEPDSALPAGGASP, from the coding sequence AGACCCGCCAGGTCCGCGCCGTGGCGGCGCGCCTGATACGGCACTGGCGCCGGTCCCTGCAGTTCCGGGTCGTCGTCTCCACGCTCGCCGTCTCGTGTCTGGTCGTCGGCCTGCTCGGCTGGTTCCTCGTCGCCCGCATCCAGGAGGGCCTGCTCGACGAGAAGATGACCGCGGCGACCGAGGAAGCCTGGTCGGGCACGCTGTACGCCCAGGGCCAGCTGGTCGCGCTCGACACCAGGGACCCGCAGGCGCTCGAGTCGCTGCAGGCCGGCGTCGTCAACGAGCTCAACAACCGCAGCGGCACCGCCGGCCGCTACTACGTCGCCGTGCGCGCGGGGGCGCGCGACGTGCCGGCAGGCGCCAACCTCGCCAGGGCGACCGGTGGCGTCTCGCTGTTGAGCATCCCCGGTCGGCTGCGCGACGCCGTCGAAGCCGCGCCGGCGCTCGAACAGCGGCGCACGTACACGGAGATCCGGTACAGCAACGGTGACGAGCCGCAGCCCGCCATCGTCGTCGGCTCCAAGGTCGGGCCGTGGCAGCTGTACTACCTGTTCCCGCTCGACCAGGAACAGGAGACGCTAGGCCTGGTGCAGCGCACGGTGGCGCTCGTCGGCGCGGCACTGGTCGCGCTGTTGTGCGCCATCGCGTACCTGGTGACCAGACAGGTGGTCACCCCGGTACGGCTGGCCGCCCGCACGGCGGGCGAGTTCGAGGCCGGGCACCTGGCCGAGCGCATGCACGTACGCGGCGAGGACGACCTCGCCCGGCTGGCGACCTCGTTCAACTCGATGGCCGCGAGCCTGGAACGGCAGATCGGTGAGCTGGAGGAGCTCGGCCGCGTGCAGCGCCGGTTCGTCTCCGACGTGTCGCACGAGCTGCGCACGCCGCTGACCACCGTGCGGATGGCCGCCGACATGCTCTACCACGACCGCGACAGGCTCACCGGCGACGCCGCGCGGGCGGCCGAGCTGCTGCAGGCCCAGCTCGACAGGTTCGAGTCGCTGCTCGCCGACCTGCTGGAGATCAGCAGGTACGACGCGGGCGCCGTGGTGCTCGACGCGGGCCCGTCCGACGTCCGCGACCTGGTGCGGGCGGCGGTGGAAGGCAACCGGCCGCTGGCCGAGCAGGCCGGCAGCGCGATCACCGTGGACCTGCCGGACGAGCCGTGCGTCGCCGAGATCGACACCCGCAGGGTCGACCGCATCCTGCGCAACCTCGTCGGCAACGCGATCAACTACGGCGAGGACGGCGCCATAGAGATCACCGTCGGCGTCGACGAGCAGGCGGTCGCGGTCGTCGTCCGCGACCACGGGGTGGGCCTCGACCCGGAGGAGGCGGAGCGGGTGTTCGACCGGTTCTGGCGCGCCGACCCCGCCCGTGCGCGCGGCGCAGGCGGCACCGGGCTCGGCCTCGCCATCGCGTCCGAGGACGCACACCTGCACGCCGGCTGGCTGCAGGCGACCGGGGGGCGCGGCTACGGCGCGCTCTTCCGGCTCACCCTCCCGGTGGCGGCCGGCGCCGTGCTCGACGGCTCGCCGCTGCCGATGGACATGCCGGACGTGCCGCAGCCGCAGGAGCCGGCACCGGACGTTGCCGACGCGGTGGAGGAGCCGGACAGCGCCCTGCCGGCCGGGGGAGCATCACCATGA